The Fimbriimonas ginsengisoli Gsoil 348 genome window below encodes:
- a CDS encoding NAD-dependent epimerase/dehydratase family protein: protein MKVFVTGGMGFIGSHIVVELVGRGDEVTILARNRRKIPSFLETRGVSIVEGDLQEYELVRSALKGHDACIHNAICWDEEPTELQLKDTRAAANVFESAAEAGVAHLIYTSSTAVHRPFRPAMDETQRLTPTDFYGATKAAGEAFLSAFSYQSEMRCNTIRPGPTVGVPVAEGAPVNCDRRFREIVDAVIRGEEIVVAKHDGRQFIAATDLAKLYAAVLHSEANREVYVAVAREYTTWEEIALEAVSMVGSNRSVIAEDRGFSETPNHFDVGKIERDFGFEFSARVALRDYLRYSVSLHTQS from the coding sequence ATGAAGGTTTTCGTTACCGGCGGGATGGGGTTTATCGGCTCGCATATCGTCGTCGAGCTGGTGGGTAGGGGCGACGAGGTCACGATTCTCGCGCGAAATCGCCGAAAGATCCCGAGTTTTCTCGAGACTCGCGGGGTTTCGATCGTCGAGGGTGACCTTCAAGAATACGAGCTGGTTCGAAGCGCCCTTAAGGGTCATGACGCCTGCATCCACAACGCGATCTGTTGGGACGAGGAGCCGACGGAGCTGCAACTCAAGGACACCCGAGCGGCCGCCAACGTTTTCGAATCGGCGGCCGAGGCCGGCGTCGCGCACCTGATTTACACCTCGTCGACGGCGGTGCACCGCCCGTTTCGGCCCGCGATGGACGAGACGCAACGCCTGACGCCCACCGACTTCTACGGAGCCACGAAAGCGGCGGGGGAGGCTTTTCTTTCGGCATTTTCCTATCAATCGGAGATGCGCTGCAATACCATCCGCCCCGGTCCCACGGTCGGCGTTCCCGTGGCCGAAGGCGCGCCGGTGAATTGCGATCGTCGCTTCAGGGAGATCGTCGACGCAGTGATTCGAGGCGAGGAGATCGTGGTCGCCAAACACGACGGACGGCAGTTCATCGCGGCCACCGACCTAGCGAAGCTGTATGCGGCGGTGCTTCATTCCGAAGCCAACCGAGAGGTGTATGTTGCGGTGGCCCGCGAATACACAACGTGGGAGGAGATCGCGTTGGAGGCGGTTTCGATGGTGGGATCTAACCGCTCGGTGATCGCCGAAGATCGGGGATTCTCCGAGACTCCTAACCACTTCGACGTGGGAAAGATCGAACGCGATTTTGGCTTTGAGTTCAGCGCCCGGGTCGCGCTCCGCGACTATCTACGATATTCCGTGTCCCTTCACACGCAATCCTAA
- a CDS encoding S8 family peptidase, translated as MTSTVNRIFLLLGIAAALVLPTHAAAESLLICQLTGKGSAAGLAKKYGVTLKDTTDGAPFALFSTPTRAMADSVHALMALDKVNFVWAEDDGSVGCPEAQSKSTPSKGGGLPAVGDRKALQAINKNLLGQINWSPALANLDGRSVRVAVLDNGLSPKQPALWAKVDASLNAIEPGKPAYDQPMGVDSNKNGKKDEALGHGTMVAGIIDQIAPKTRFVIARIADSDGNASAWTLIKGLAFAVTQKAEVANVSLGSLAQVVALTDAMDWCEQNRLLVVAAIGNDGLRAACFPARISKVVCVSGVDQDNHKASFSNWEGTADAAAPATGFASQFWDGSIAVWNGTSFAVPVVTASIADCLRRIPANTPSTMRKALTSSGTKIDGLNPKYKGELGMLVNYTKLDQALRKP; from the coding sequence ATGACCTCGACCGTTAACCGAATCTTCTTGCTCCTCGGCATTGCCGCGGCTCTCGTTCTCCCCACCCACGCGGCGGCAGAAAGCCTTCTGATCTGTCAGCTCACCGGGAAGGGAAGTGCCGCTGGGCTCGCTAAGAAGTACGGGGTCACGCTGAAGGACACCACCGACGGCGCGCCGTTTGCGCTCTTCTCCACCCCGACTCGGGCGATGGCCGACTCGGTTCACGCCTTGATGGCGCTGGACAAGGTCAACTTCGTTTGGGCGGAAGACGACGGGAGCGTCGGATGTCCGGAGGCGCAGTCGAAATCCACCCCCAGCAAGGGTGGCGGCCTGCCGGCCGTGGGAGACCGCAAGGCGCTTCAGGCGATCAACAAGAACCTTCTCGGGCAGATCAACTGGAGCCCGGCGCTGGCCAACCTCGACGGCCGCTCGGTGCGGGTAGCGGTGCTCGATAACGGCCTTTCGCCAAAGCAGCCGGCGCTTTGGGCAAAGGTCGACGCGAGCCTCAACGCGATCGAACCGGGCAAACCGGCTTACGACCAGCCGATGGGGGTCGATTCGAACAAGAACGGGAAGAAGGACGAGGCGCTAGGGCATGGAACGATGGTCGCCGGGATCATCGACCAGATCGCGCCGAAGACCAGGTTCGTCATCGCTCGAATCGCGGATAGCGACGGCAACGCCAGCGCATGGACTCTGATCAAGGGACTCGCATTCGCGGTCACTCAAAAAGCGGAGGTCGCAAACGTATCGCTGGGTTCGCTGGCTCAGGTCGTCGCTCTCACGGACGCGATGGACTGGTGCGAGCAGAACCGCCTGCTCGTCGTGGCCGCGATCGGCAACGATGGCCTGCGAGCGGCTTGCTTCCCAGCCCGGATTAGCAAGGTTGTCTGCGTGAGCGGCGTCGACCAAGACAACCACAAGGCCTCGTTCAGCAATTGGGAAGGGACCGCCGACGCGGCGGCGCCCGCGACCGGTTTCGCAAGTCAGTTCTGGGACGGCAGCATCGCAGTGTGGAACGGCACTTCGTTTGCGGTGCCCGTGGTTACGGCCTCGATCGCCGATTGTCTGCGAAGGATTCCGGCAAACACGCCGAGCACTATGCGAAAGGCGCTCACCTCGTCCGGCACCAAGATCGACGGACTGAATCCGAAGTACAAAGGGGAACTCGGGATGTTGGTCAACTATACGAAGCTCGATCAGGCGCTGCGTAAGCCGTAG
- a CDS encoding response regulator — protein MSSSVDRWVLVVEDNPDDEHLVRRAFTSSSRTETLLVARNGEEALQVLRKRHSPALVLLDLKLPRLSGVDVLMAMKDDCRLRTVPVVVLTSSVEMTDVGACYDLGCSAFVRKPIDYDQFMSVFSSTLGFWLGTNLTLCTPAAVASD, from the coding sequence ATGAGCAGTTCCGTAGATCGATGGGTCCTAGTGGTCGAGGACAATCCAGACGACGAACACTTGGTTCGCCGCGCGTTCACTTCATCGAGTCGCACGGAGACCCTTCTAGTGGCTCGGAATGGAGAGGAGGCGCTGCAAGTTCTTAGGAAGCGCCATTCACCGGCGCTCGTTCTCCTCGACCTCAAGTTGCCTCGGCTGTCTGGGGTCGATGTGCTCATGGCGATGAAAGACGACTGTAGACTTCGCACCGTGCCCGTGGTCGTTCTCACTTCCTCAGTCGAGATGACCGACGTAGGCGCTTGCTACGACCTCGGCTGCAGCGCCTTCGTCCGCAAGCCTATCGATTACGACCAGTTCATGAGCGTCTTTTCTTCAACCCTCGGCTTCTGGCTCGGCACAAACCTAACCCTCTGCACCCCGGCTGCCGTTGCAAGCGATTAG
- a CDS encoding DUF1801 domain-containing protein yields the protein MTPSEQIDREIASLADWRGERIARIRELIKEVAPGVTEEWKWNTPVWSRNGMVCAAGAFKDHVKINFFKGGFPCRPERPL from the coding sequence ATGACACCCTCGGAACAAATCGATAGGGAGATCGCCTCCTTGGCGGACTGGCGTGGCGAGCGGATCGCCCGGATTCGCGAGCTTATCAAAGAGGTAGCCCCGGGCGTTACCGAGGAGTGGAAGTGGAACACGCCGGTATGGTCGAGGAATGGGATGGTCTGCGCGGCGGGCGCGTTCAAGGATCATGTGAAGATCAACTTTTTCAAGGGGGGCTTCCCTTGCCGACCCGAACGGCCTCTTTAA
- a CDS encoding VOC family protein, translating into MNVQTYIFFDGACEEAIGLYREALGAELMFLMKYKDGPPDLIPSGGEEKVFHATIRIGETAINLCDDLKNERGRLGGFALLAHMDSDEEAERVFAALKVGGAVFLPLEKTFWAARYGIVTDRFGVTWKVQS; encoded by the coding sequence ATGAATGTTCAGACTTATATTTTCTTCGACGGCGCCTGCGAGGAGGCGATCGGCTTGTACCGCGAGGCGCTTGGCGCCGAGCTCATGTTCCTAATGAAGTACAAAGACGGCCCTCCCGACTTGATCCCTTCCGGTGGGGAGGAAAAAGTGTTTCACGCGACGATAAGGATCGGTGAGACGGCGATCAATCTCTGCGACGACCTCAAGAACGAGCGAGGGCGCCTTGGCGGGTTTGCGCTCTTGGCTCACATGGACAGCGACGAGGAGGCGGAGCGGGTGTTCGCCGCATTAAAGGTCGGCGGCGCCGTATTTCTCCCGCTCGAGAAGACCTTCTGGGCGGCTCGGTACGGAATCGTGACCGACCGATTTGGAGTCACATGGAAGGTTCAATCCTGA
- a CDS encoding group II truncated hemoglobin, protein MDEPIPTLYEWLGGIDALNRLAERFYEHVREDALLAPVFAHMSSEHPKHVAAFLAEVLGGPTAYSRERGGHPHMVRSHLGRHLSQGQRRRWVTLLLETADELSLPDDPEFRSALVGYLEWGSRLAVINSQPGAAADESAPMPKWGWGEVKGPYRP, encoded by the coding sequence ATGGACGAGCCGATCCCGACTTTATATGAATGGCTGGGCGGTATCGACGCGCTGAATCGCCTGGCGGAAAGATTTTACGAACACGTTCGCGAAGATGCTCTGCTCGCCCCGGTCTTCGCCCACATGAGCAGCGAGCATCCGAAGCACGTCGCCGCGTTTTTGGCCGAGGTGCTAGGCGGCCCGACGGCGTACTCGCGGGAGCGTGGCGGGCATCCGCATATGGTGCGGAGTCACCTCGGCCGTCATTTGAGCCAAGGCCAACGTCGCCGCTGGGTCACCCTTTTGCTGGAGACTGCCGACGAGCTATCGCTGCCGGATGATCCGGAATTTCGCTCGGCCCTCGTCGGTTACCTCGAGTGGGGTTCGCGCCTCGCCGTCATTAACTCCCAGCCCGGCGCCGCCGCGGATGAGTCCGCCCCGATGCCCAAATGGGGCTGGGGCGAAGTGAAGGGTCCGTATCGGCCCTGA